A genomic window from Triticum urartu cultivar G1812 chromosome 7, Tu2.1, whole genome shotgun sequence includes:
- the LOC125519603 gene encoding 50S ribosomal protein L24, chloroplastic-like, with product MAGMAALQGAMGALSVSAASTSAFWGNPLAATFSAAPSGVRFMAKTSPIEMRLKRWERKKCKPNSLPMLHKMHVRVGDTVQVIAGREKGKVGEVVRLYKHNSTVIVKDLNLKSKHKKGTEDEPGEIVMIEGPIHSSNMMLYSKEKNVTSRVGHKILEDGTKVRYLKKTGEVIDSVDNWVKVFKEGDSESSS from the exons ATGGCCGGCATGGCGGCGCTGCAGGGCGCCATGGGGGCGCTCTCCGTCTCGGCCGCGAGCACCAGCGCCTTCTGGGGTAACCCGCTCGCCGCCACCTTCTCCGCCGCGCCGTCTGGG GTCAGATTCATGGCCAAGACAAGCCCAATTGAAATGAGG CTTAAGCGGTGGGAACGGAAGAAGTGTAAGCCAAACAGTCTTCCTATGCTGCACAAGATGCATGTTAGGGTCGGCGACACAGTGCAGGTCATCGCAGGCCGTGAGAAAGGTAAAGTTGGAGAAGTTGTACGGCTTTACAAGCACAACAGCACTGTGATAGTGAAGGATCTGAACTTGAAGTCAAAGCACAAGAAAGGCACAGAGGATGAACCGGGTGAAATTGTCATG ATTGAAGGCCCCATTCATAGCTCGAACATGATGCTCTACTCAAAGGAGAAGAACGTGACGAGTAGGGTTGGGCACAAAATCCTCGAGGATGGCACCAAGGTCCGCTACCTGAAGAAGACCGGTGAAGTGATCGACAGCGTTGATAACTGGGTGAAGGTGTTCAAGGAAGGAGATTCTGAGTCATCATCGTAG